The following are encoded in a window of Halosolutus halophilus genomic DNA:
- a CDS encoding DUF5814 domain-containing protein — MAITDKIYVKNHRQLSSQLETNIPKGAFKGATLDMLFRGDGLEKLDDTTRDRVLDFAEDFLDCDCDNNPYCGCPERKFVQYLLELRAQGLGPDAIVDVMTDDYMVYAYPGDILSFLDDGVRTLEAAESLARVDGDTDKADEIRQSKRDLAR; from the coding sequence GTGGCCATCACCGACAAGATCTACGTCAAGAACCACCGCCAGCTCAGCTCCCAGCTCGAGACGAACATCCCCAAGGGCGCGTTCAAAGGGGCGACGCTGGACATGCTCTTCCGCGGCGACGGCCTCGAGAAACTCGACGACACGACTCGCGATCGGGTGCTCGACTTCGCGGAGGACTTCCTCGACTGTGACTGCGACAACAACCCCTACTGTGGCTGCCCGGAACGGAAGTTCGTTCAGTACTTACTGGAGTTGCGCGCACAGGGGCTCGGCCCGGACGCGATCGTCGACGTGATGACCGACGACTACATGGTGTACGCCTACCCCGGCGACATCCTCTCCTTTCTCGACGACGGCGTTCGAACGCTCGAAGCGGCCGAATCCCTCGCTCGCGTCGACGGGGACACCGACAAGGCCGACGAGATTCGCCAGTCGAAACGGGATCTCGCGCGGTAA
- a CDS encoding zinc ribbon domain-containing protein: protein MVAPGQLYAAIVIVLLLFALGVGIRVLTRIFRDGLERQRKRQAGEMERYTEDEEYDRGPAALLNEDAAGRTRLTCRHCGAENDPAFRYCGHCAEPL from the coding sequence GTGGTCGCTCCCGGACAGCTCTACGCCGCGATCGTCATCGTCCTCCTGCTCTTCGCGTTAGGGGTCGGTATCCGAGTTCTCACGCGGATCTTCCGGGACGGCCTCGAGCGGCAACGCAAGCGGCAGGCCGGAGAGATGGAACGCTACACCGAAGACGAGGAGTACGACCGAGGGCCCGCCGCTTTGCTCAACGAGGACGCCGCGGGGAGGACGCGCCTGACGTGTCGTCACTGTGGTGCGGAGAACGACCCGGCGTTTCGGTACTGTGGGCACTGCGCAGAGCCCCTGTAA
- a CDS encoding cupin domain-containing protein yields the protein MGYDTASKTDVDSVVPEEWGGMWFLKGALDTDELGLTVLELEPGGKGKEHDETESGQEEAYYVVEGTVEVELADETVSLEAEEAIRLDPDERRQIHNRGDDRATLLLVGAPL from the coding sequence ATGGGCTACGACACCGCGTCGAAGACGGACGTCGACTCCGTCGTCCCCGAGGAGTGGGGCGGCATGTGGTTCCTGAAGGGCGCGCTCGACACCGACGAACTGGGCTTGACGGTGCTCGAACTCGAACCAGGCGGCAAGGGAAAAGAACACGACGAGACCGAGAGTGGACAGGAGGAGGCCTACTACGTCGTCGAGGGAACCGTCGAGGTCGAACTCGCAGACGAGACGGTCTCGCTCGAGGCCGAGGAGGCGATCCGTCTCGATCCCGACGAACGCCGCCAGATCCACAACCGCGGCGACGATCGAGCCACACTCCTGCTGGTCGGCGCACCGCTCTGA
- a CDS encoding alpha/beta fold hydrolase, with the protein MVAVDDVDLEHGLARVNGVKLHYVTAGDAGGPPLVLLHGWPQTWYEWREVIPDLAQEYTVIAPDLRGLGDSGTPRSGYDKDTVATDVRELVDHLGHDRVFLVGHDWGMATAYAYAAQYRDEVCALAVLDAGLPGINEEHKRQLWHTRFHSVPDLPEQLVAGRERLYLSWFFKEGAYDPSAIDADAREEYARCYSQPGGLRGGFEYYRAYDADAENNRHHAEDPLEIPVLALGGTESFGDLPIRDMQAVADDVDGEVVDRAGHWIPEERPEYLVDRVLSFFEAASSP; encoded by the coding sequence ATGGTCGCAGTCGACGACGTCGATCTCGAGCACGGGCTGGCCCGGGTCAACGGGGTCAAACTCCACTACGTCACCGCCGGCGACGCCGGCGGCCCGCCGCTGGTCCTGCTCCACGGCTGGCCCCAGACCTGGTACGAGTGGCGCGAGGTCATCCCGGATCTCGCACAGGAATACACCGTCATCGCCCCCGATCTCCGCGGTCTGGGCGACTCCGGCACGCCCCGATCGGGCTACGACAAGGACACCGTCGCGACCGACGTCCGGGAACTCGTCGACCACCTCGGGCACGACCGAGTCTTCCTCGTCGGCCACGACTGGGGGATGGCGACGGCCTACGCCTACGCCGCCCAGTACCGCGACGAGGTGTGCGCGCTGGCCGTCCTCGACGCCGGACTCCCCGGGATCAACGAGGAGCACAAGCGACAGCTGTGGCACACCCGCTTTCACAGCGTCCCCGACCTGCCCGAGCAACTCGTCGCCGGCAGGGAGCGACTGTACCTCTCGTGGTTCTTCAAGGAGGGCGCGTACGATCCGTCGGCGATCGACGCCGACGCCCGCGAGGAGTACGCCCGCTGTTACTCCCAGCCGGGCGGACTCCGCGGCGGGTTCGAGTACTACCGCGCCTACGACGCCGACGCCGAAAATAACCGGCACCACGCCGAGGACCCGCTCGAAATTCCCGTCCTCGCGCTGGGCGGGACGGAGTCCTTCGGGGACCTGCCGATCCGGGACATGCAGGCTGTCGCCGACGACGTCGACGGCGAGGTGGTCGATCGAGCCGGCCACTGGATCCCCGAGGAGCGGCCGGAGTATCTGGTCGATCGGGTACTCTCCTTCTTCGAAGCCGCGTCGTCGCCGTAA
- a CDS encoding aldo/keto reductase: protein MSLTPLPEIGIGTYDVSPEACTTAVTSALNLGYRHVDTAEMYENEAAVGRAIDRAAVDRDEVFVATKIHSRNLAFDDVIAHARASRDRLGVDAIDLLYVHWPIRAYDPEETLAAFDELYDRGEIRRVGVSNFTPSLLEEAIELLDAPLFAHQVECHPLLQQAELRRHAREHDHYLVAYSPLAKGTVTDVPELVEIAREYRATPAQVALAWLQSTENVVPIPKSTSTDHIRENFEARRLRLDDSAIERIDGIDRTTRLVDFPSAPWNA, encoded by the coding sequence ATGTCACTCACGCCACTCCCCGAAATCGGTATCGGAACGTACGACGTCTCGCCCGAGGCCTGTACGACGGCAGTCACCTCGGCGCTGAACCTCGGGTACCGCCACGTCGACACCGCAGAAATGTACGAGAACGAAGCCGCAGTCGGCCGGGCGATCGATCGGGCCGCGGTCGATCGCGACGAGGTGTTCGTCGCGACGAAAATTCACTCGCGAAACCTGGCGTTCGACGACGTGATCGCCCACGCTCGCGCGAGTCGCGACCGTCTCGGCGTCGACGCGATCGATCTGCTGTACGTCCACTGGCCGATCCGGGCGTACGACCCCGAAGAGACGCTCGCGGCGTTCGACGAACTGTACGATCGGGGCGAAATTCGACGCGTCGGCGTGTCCAATTTCACCCCGTCGTTGCTCGAGGAGGCGATCGAACTGCTGGACGCACCGCTTTTCGCACACCAGGTCGAGTGTCACCCGCTGTTACAGCAGGCGGAACTCCGCCGGCACGCCCGGGAGCACGATCACTACCTCGTCGCGTACTCCCCGCTCGCGAAAGGGACCGTCACCGACGTGCCCGAACTCGTCGAGATCGCGAGGGAGTACAGGGCCACGCCCGCCCAGGTCGCGCTCGCCTGGCTCCAGTCGACGGAAAACGTCGTCCCGATTCCGAAGTCGACCTCGACGGACCACATCCGGGAGAACTTCGAGGCGAGACGGCTGCGGCTGGACGACTCGGCGATCGAACGAATCGACGGGATCGATCGGACCACCCGGCTGGTCGACTTTCCGTCGGCTCCGTGGAACGCGTGA
- a CDS encoding EamA family transporter has translation MGFPEIDSAVFFGSITMVTWGIWVVLGNAASESIDPRTAAAISYLVAGPLALGFILVSDASLAITARGGLLAGTAGLFTGIGLISMYVGLSGGSTTIVSTLGAMYFVIAALIGMVVLGDEVTITRLAGIAFAVIGVVLVTR, from the coding sequence ATGGGTTTCCCCGAGATAGATTCGGCTGTTTTCTTTGGTTCGATTACAATGGTAACGTGGGGAATCTGGGTGGTCTTGGGCAACGCTGCGTCGGAGTCCATCGACCCGAGGACGGCCGCCGCGATCTCCTATCTTGTTGCGGGACCCCTTGCACTCGGATTCATCCTCGTTTCAGACGCATCGCTCGCCATTACTGCGAGAGGAGGACTGCTCGCTGGCACGGCCGGATTGTTCACCGGAATAGGCCTTATTTCGATGTACGTCGGCCTCTCCGGAGGGTCAACAACGATCGTCTCTACTCTCGGTGCGATGTACTTCGTCATCGCGGCCCTCATCGGTATGGTCGTCCTCGGAGACGAAGTTACGATAACGAGACTTGCCGGGATAGCGTTCGCAGTTATTGGGGTCGTCTTGGTTACCCGATAG
- a CDS encoding ATP-grasp domain-containing protein — translation MADERPRIGIVTGEKAPELTDDGRAIVSGLRERGYLTAPTIWSDSTVDWSQFDALVVRSCWQYYDDPDAFRAWLATVEQNGIVVVNPPDVIRWNVHKFYLRDLETAGVSVVPTAYVERESDVDLGTILDRNGWTDAVVKPAIGTSSSGVWRASTPIGPGDEDRFETQRAERDLLVQQFVPEVTDGELSMIFFEGAFSHANRSVPAADDFRAHPNFGVATDAFDPTASLVDQARTVLDAAADVLSIDPATLGYARVDGIERAGTFVLMELELIEPYLGLSRADGGVDRAVDAIDATLRRRSDSIARELP, via the coding sequence ATGGCGGACGAGCGACCGCGTATCGGGATCGTGACCGGAGAGAAGGCCCCTGAATTGACCGACGATGGCCGCGCCATCGTGTCGGGACTCCGTGAACGGGGGTACCTAACCGCGCCGACGATCTGGAGCGACTCGACGGTGGACTGGTCGCAGTTCGACGCCCTGGTCGTCCGATCGTGCTGGCAGTATTACGACGACCCGGACGCGTTCCGCGCGTGGCTCGCGACCGTCGAGCAGAACGGTATCGTCGTGGTCAATCCCCCCGACGTGATCCGATGGAACGTGCACAAGTTCTACCTCCGGGACCTCGAGACTGCGGGCGTCTCAGTCGTCCCGACTGCGTACGTCGAGCGGGAATCCGACGTCGACCTCGGGACGATACTGGACCGGAACGGCTGGACGGACGCCGTGGTCAAACCGGCGATCGGGACGAGTTCCAGCGGCGTCTGGCGGGCGTCGACGCCGATCGGTCCGGGCGACGAGGATCGATTCGAGACCCAGCGCGCCGAACGCGACCTCCTGGTCCAGCAGTTCGTTCCGGAGGTGACCGACGGTGAACTCTCGATGATCTTCTTCGAGGGCGCGTTCAGCCACGCCAATCGAAGCGTTCCGGCCGCCGACGATTTCAGGGCGCACCCGAATTTCGGCGTCGCTACCGACGCGTTCGATCCGACGGCCAGTCTCGTCGACCAGGCCAGAACGGTGCTTGACGCCGCCGCTGACGTCCTCTCGATCGACCCGGCGACGCTAGGCTACGCACGCGTCGACGGGATCGAGCGAGCGGGGACGTTCGTGCTGATGGAACTCGAACTGATCGAACCGTACCTGGGTCTCTCGAGGGCTGATGGGGGTGTCGATCGGGCCGTCGATGCGATCGATGCGACGCTTCGTCGGCGCTCGGATTCGATCGCCCGGGAACTACCGTGA
- a CDS encoding (2Fe-2S)-binding protein: MPTVHFRDRQIDCDAGEILRDVLLEAGESPHNGMADTVNCRGKATCGTCAVEVDGAVSEPTDREERRLSFPPHDPDRGLRLACQTRIEGDVAVTKHPGFWGQKIEDSD; the protein is encoded by the coding sequence ATGCCGACGGTTCACTTCCGCGATCGGCAGATCGACTGTGATGCGGGGGAGATCCTCCGCGACGTGCTCCTGGAGGCGGGCGAGAGCCCACACAACGGAATGGCCGATACCGTGAACTGTCGCGGGAAGGCCACCTGCGGCACCTGTGCCGTCGAGGTGGACGGGGCGGTCAGCGAACCCACCGATCGGGAGGAGCGGCGACTCTCGTTCCCGCCGCACGATCCCGACCGCGGACTCCGACTGGCCTGCCAGACGCGAATCGAAGGCGACGTCGCGGTGACGAAACATCCCGGATTCTGGGGCCAGAAGATCGAGGATTCGGACTGA
- a CDS encoding ribbon-helix-helix protein, CopG family, whose product MGNKNKTISFRVNEDAFEALQDIAEERDISLSAVFRDYVDQLVEHDGQVAVVPEADLEAAGGEGERGEDLTFPPTIEVPKSFIREHERLELEADHLREQLDEYKAYVNDLQDRLEDEENEVLLLDDLDEADGPSQLR is encoded by the coding sequence ATGGGCAACAAGAACAAGACGATCTCGTTTCGCGTGAACGAGGACGCGTTCGAGGCGCTCCAGGACATCGCCGAAGAGCGCGACATCTCGTTGTCCGCGGTCTTCCGGGACTACGTCGACCAACTCGTCGAACACGACGGGCAGGTCGCCGTCGTGCCGGAGGCCGACCTCGAGGCGGCAGGTGGCGAGGGCGAAAGGGGCGAGGACCTCACGTTCCCGCCGACCATCGAGGTCCCGAAGAGCTTCATCCGGGAACACGAACGGCTCGAACTCGAGGCCGACCACCTCCGGGAGCAACTCGACGAGTACAAGGCCTACGTCAACGACCTCCAGGACCGTCTCGAGGACGAAGAAAACGAGGTGCTCTTGCTCGACGACCTCGACGAGGCCGACGGCCCGTCACAGCTTCGGTAA
- a CDS encoding YbhB/YbcL family Raf kinase inhibitor-like protein, with product MGDLALTSPAFDDGDRIPDRYGYEAENVNPPLSIENVPDDAESLALIVDDPDAVDAAGQVWTHWLVWNVPPDTTTIPEDWEAEDAAEGTNDFGEVGYGGPNPPDAEHRYRFKLFALETTLDLSSETDADDLAEAMDGHVVAATQLDGAYPA from the coding sequence ATCGGCGACCTTGCACTCACGAGCCCGGCGTTCGACGACGGCGATCGGATCCCCGATCGGTACGGCTACGAGGCCGAGAACGTCAATCCGCCGCTGTCGATCGAGAACGTTCCCGACGACGCCGAATCGCTCGCCCTGATCGTGGACGATCCGGACGCGGTCGACGCCGCCGGGCAGGTCTGGACGCACTGGCTCGTCTGGAACGTCCCGCCCGACACGACGACGATTCCGGAGGACTGGGAGGCCGAAGACGCCGCGGAGGGGACGAACGACTTCGGCGAGGTCGGCTACGGGGGGCCAAACCCGCCGGACGCGGAACACCGCTACCGGTTCAAACTCTTCGCGCTGGAGACGACGCTCGACCTGTCGTCGGAGACCGACGCCGACGATCTCGCCGAAGCCATGGACGGTCACGTCGTCGCGGCCACGCAACTCGACGGGGCGTACCCGGCCTGA
- a CDS encoding SDR family NAD(P)-dependent oxidoreductase: protein MDGIDNAVAIVTGASTGIGRAAASRFVEEGARVVVADVNVEDGEETVDELEAMGGEATFVETDVSERADVQAMVETAVDTYGRLDFAFNNAGIEGASGPASEQPLDNWERVIDVNLKGVFLGLRAEIPAILESGGGAIVNTSSIAGVVGFPELSPYVASKHGVVGLTRAAALEYSGEGVRVNVICPGVIDTPMVERSSEADGNVEQAIAATPMGRLGEPEEIGDAAVWLCSADSSFVTGETMVIDGGYVSQ, encoded by the coding sequence ATGGATGGAATCGACAACGCGGTAGCGATCGTAACGGGCGCGAGTACCGGTATCGGCCGCGCGGCAGCCTCGCGGTTCGTCGAGGAAGGAGCGCGCGTGGTCGTCGCGGACGTCAACGTCGAAGACGGGGAGGAGACGGTCGACGAACTCGAAGCGATGGGCGGAGAGGCGACGTTCGTCGAGACGGACGTCAGCGAGCGGGCGGACGTCCAGGCGATGGTCGAGACGGCAGTCGATACCTACGGTCGACTCGACTTCGCGTTCAACAACGCGGGCATCGAAGGGGCCAGCGGACCCGCAAGCGAGCAGCCGCTGGACAACTGGGAGCGAGTGATCGACGTCAACCTCAAGGGCGTGTTCCTGGGCTTGCGAGCGGAGATTCCGGCGATACTGGAGAGCGGCGGCGGTGCGATCGTCAACACGTCCTCGATCGCCGGCGTCGTCGGCTTCCCGGAACTAAGTCCCTACGTCGCCAGCAAGCACGGCGTGGTCGGCCTGACCCGGGCGGCCGCCCTGGAGTACAGCGGCGAGGGCGTCCGCGTCAACGTCATCTGTCCCGGCGTCATCGACACGCCGATGGTCGAGCGATCGTCCGAAGCGGACGGCAACGTCGAGCAGGCGATCGCCGCGACACCGATGGGACGGCTGGGCGAACCCGAGGAGATCGGCGACGCCGCCGTGTGGCTCTGTTCGGCGGATAGTTCCTTCGTCACGGGTGAGACGATGGTGATCGACGGCGGGTACGTGAGCCAGTGA
- a CDS encoding aldo/keto reductase, whose protein sequence is MSRDTIANESDTFEIGETTVHRLGFGAMRLCGDEIIGPPEDEERAREVLRQAIDLGVDFVDTADSYGPGVSERLIGETIGDADDVLVATKAGLLRNRSGEWIAHGDPDYIRNQVLASLDRLRTDAIDLYQFHRPDPDTPFEDSIRTFGELQDDGLVRTVGVSNVSVEQLETAREHVDVATVQNRYNVADRSNADVLEVCAEHDIGFIPWAPIDGDDLAEHGTLLDDVAEDHDASRRQVALAWLLERSDVVLPIPGTSDPAHLESNLAASQVSLTDDEVQRITESAD, encoded by the coding sequence GTGAGCCGCGACACCATCGCAAACGAGAGCGACACGTTCGAGATCGGCGAAACGACCGTCCATCGGCTCGGGTTCGGGGCGATGCGCCTCTGTGGCGACGAGATCATCGGCCCGCCCGAGGACGAGGAGCGAGCACGCGAGGTACTTCGGCAGGCGATCGACCTGGGAGTCGACTTCGTCGACACGGCCGACTCCTACGGTCCCGGCGTGAGCGAACGCCTCATCGGCGAGACGATCGGTGACGCCGACGACGTGCTGGTCGCGACGAAGGCCGGCCTCCTTCGCAACCGATCGGGCGAGTGGATCGCCCACGGCGACCCGGACTACATCCGGAACCAGGTGCTGGCGTCGCTCGATCGGCTCCGGACCGACGCCATCGACCTCTACCAGTTCCACCGACCCGACCCCGATACCCCGTTCGAGGACTCCATCCGGACGTTCGGCGAACTCCAGGACGACGGCCTCGTCCGGACCGTCGGCGTCAGCAACGTCTCCGTCGAGCAACTCGAGACGGCCCGCGAGCACGTCGACGTCGCCACCGTCCAGAACCGGTACAACGTGGCCGATCGGTCGAACGCCGACGTGCTCGAGGTCTGTGCGGAACACGACATCGGATTCATTCCGTGGGCACCGATCGACGGCGACGACCTCGCGGAACACGGCACCCTCCTCGACGACGTCGCCGAGGATCACGACGCGTCCCGGCGACAGGTCGCGCTGGCGTGGCTGCTCGAGCGATCGGACGTCGTCCTCCCGATCCCGGGGACGTCGGATCCGGCCCACCTCGAGTCGAACCTCGCGGCCTCGCAGGTGTCGCTGACCGACGACGAGGTACAGCGGATCACCGAGTCGGCGGACTGA